Proteins encoded in a region of the Deefgea piscis genome:
- a CDS encoding YgiQ family radical SAM protein: MNTSHSPIYDLPAGVTPRQPAPFLPMSRKEMDALGWDECDIILVTGDAYIDHPSFGMALLGRLLEAQGFRVGIISQPDWTSADEFKQLGKPRLYFGVTSGNMDSMINRYTADKKPRSDDAYTAGGMAGKRPDRALNVYCQRCREAYPGVQIMAGGIEASLRRIAQYDYWSDKIRQSALIYSKADILLFGNAERALVEVTQRVAAGEKMSEIRDVRGTAFLAPHGWRPAGWVELDSSIVDIPGKVEVHPNPYAMEDEKQQSAAADAPAQDAVKTIQIVSREARLAARREVRGRTVIRIPSFETVTYDPVSYAHASRTLHLESNPGNARALVQQHGERDVWMNPPPIPLETAEMDYAFDQYFARNPHPSYGQQVIPAWDMIRFSINIMRGCFGGCTFCSITEHEGRIIQSRSEGSVLREIEEIRDKTAGFTGHISDLGGPTANMYRLACKDPKIEKSCRRLSCVYPGICENLNTDHSSLIQLYRKARKIPGVKKITIGSGLRYDLAVTSPEYVKELVTHHVSGYLKIAPEHTEEGPLSKMMKPGIGTFEKFKAMFEKFSAEAGKRQYLIPYFIAAHPGTSDEDMLNLALWLKKNDFRPDQVQAFTPTPMAMATTMWHTKRNPLKKIHRSSEKVDVIRDEKRRKAHKAFLRYHDPKNWPLLRETLREMGRADLIGNSPKHLIPMESPEERAMQARPVPKGNARGGGGPGSVGKIPNRSNGARNSTNNTQRAIPRGAAPGKPKAAATPSRPQSGKPGATLAKKPRAR, from the coding sequence ATGAATACCTCTCATTCCCCGATTTATGATTTGCCCGCAGGCGTAACGCCGCGTCAACCTGCGCCTTTTTTGCCGATGAGCCGCAAGGAAATGGATGCGCTGGGTTGGGATGAGTGCGACATTATTCTGGTGACCGGCGACGCGTATATTGATCATCCGAGCTTTGGGATGGCGCTGTTGGGACGGTTACTTGAAGCGCAGGGTTTTCGCGTTGGGATTATCAGCCAGCCCGATTGGACCTCGGCCGACGAATTTAAACAGCTTGGCAAACCGCGACTGTATTTCGGTGTCACGTCGGGCAATATGGATTCGATGATTAACCGTTATACCGCGGATAAAAAACCACGCTCGGACGATGCCTACACCGCTGGCGGTATGGCCGGTAAACGACCCGATCGCGCGCTAAATGTATATTGCCAACGTTGCCGCGAAGCCTATCCGGGCGTGCAAATTATGGCGGGCGGCATCGAAGCCAGTTTGCGCCGCATCGCGCAATATGATTATTGGAGCGATAAAATCCGCCAGTCGGCGCTGATTTATTCTAAAGCTGATATTTTACTGTTCGGCAATGCCGAACGCGCCTTGGTGGAAGTCACGCAGCGCGTTGCTGCCGGTGAAAAAATGAGCGAAATTCGCGATGTTCGCGGTACCGCATTTTTAGCCCCGCATGGCTGGCGACCTGCTGGTTGGGTAGAGCTGGATTCATCGATTGTGGATATTCCGGGCAAGGTTGAAGTCCATCCTAACCCGTATGCGATGGAAGACGAGAAGCAGCAAAGCGCTGCTGCCGATGCCCCTGCACAAGATGCAGTAAAAACCATTCAAATTGTTTCTCGCGAAGCGCGCCTTGCCGCGCGCCGCGAAGTGCGTGGCCGCACGGTGATTCGGATTCCGTCGTTTGAAACGGTGACTTATGATCCAGTCAGTTACGCCCATGCCAGCCGCACGCTGCATTTGGAATCCAACCCCGGTAATGCCCGCGCCTTGGTGCAGCAACATGGCGAACGGGATGTGTGGATGAATCCACCGCCGATTCCGCTAGAAACTGCCGAAATGGATTACGCTTTTGATCAATACTTTGCGCGTAATCCGCATCCAAGCTACGGCCAGCAAGTGATTCCCGCGTGGGATATGATCCGGTTTTCGATCAATATTATGCGCGGCTGTTTTGGCGGCTGTACATTCTGCTCAATTACCGAGCACGAAGGGCGGATTATTCAAAGCCGTAGTGAGGGCTCGGTATTGCGTGAAATCGAAGAAATTCGCGATAAAACCGCGGGCTTTACTGGCCATATTTCCGATTTGGGTGGGCCGACGGCGAATATGTATCGCTTGGCGTGTAAAGATCCAAAAATCGAAAAATCCTGCCGCCGTTTAAGCTGTGTTTATCCCGGTATTTGCGAGAATTTAAACACCGATCACAGTAGTTTGATTCAACTTTATCGCAAAGCACGTAAGATTCCGGGCGTGAAAAAAATCACCATTGGTTCGGGGCTACGTTACGACTTAGCGGTCACGTCACCGGAATACGTGAAAGAATTGGTCACGCATCATGTGTCTGGTTATTTGAAAATCGCGCCGGAGCATACCGAAGAAGGCCCGTTGTCCAAAATGATGAAACCGGGCATCGGTACCTTTGAAAAATTCAAAGCGATGTTTGAAAAATTTAGTGCTGAAGCCGGCAAGCGGCAGTATTTAATTCCTTACTTTATCGCCGCGCATCCGGGAACGTCGGATGAAGACATGCTGAACTTGGCGCTGTGGCTGAAGAAAAACGATTTCCGCCCCGATCAAGTGCAAGCGTTTACGCCAACGCCGATGGCAATGGCCACGACGATGTGGCATACCAAGCGCAATCCATTGAAGAAAATTCATCGCAGCTCGGAAAAAGTCGATGTGATTCGTGATGAAAAACGCCGTAAAGCGCATAAAGCGTTCTTGCGTTATCACGATCCAAAAAACTGGCCGCTACTGCGCGAAACACTGCGCGAGATGGGCCGTGCTGATTTGATTGGCAATAGCCCGAAACATTTGATTCCAATGGAGTCGCCCGAAGAGCGCGCCATGCAAGCCCGACCGGTGCCGAAGGGTAACGCACGTGGTGGCGGTGGCCCGGGTTCGGTCGGCAAGATACCTAATAGAAGTAATGGCGCACGTAATAGTACAAACAATACTCAGCGAGCAATACCCCGTGGTGCTGCGCCAGGTAAACCCAAAGCAGCGGCGACGCCTAGCCGCCCGCAGTCAGGTAAACCGGGCGCAACGCTAGCAAAGAAACCCCGCGCTCGTTAG
- a CDS encoding putative bifunctional diguanylate cyclase/phosphodiesterase, with protein sequence MRHSLTRRCCQWLRPLVSQFGVYFFFAVVIGLGLLLSIIVLYSGKQVNAVIQPLVNESVPILRTISELKTKVTERQVIMNQYFAYGLNQAQFKKKYRENQIRLSLLVQQSDPKRHQHPRHIAIMALNDNAQLLAERLEQVMSSNPVDADEARAILVESAIDTNELLLQLDRSFVDVSQEIETASRRSLYDVSVMIKLVLAYSLAIVVIAILVAYYIHARQRAEKKLAHAARHDRLTDLLNRRVFEADIAALGDTPYAVILIAIDRFQRVQGGLGYEAGDELLVAVTARLQPIIQQFGGVLYRFESSYFAALLDLSGEERPPELLAKELHDALQVGILIAGHELFLTLSMGGAIYPQDGGDAVTLIRNMDAALEQAQQQGGNALRYYDQEMNARAIERLALEADLRYAIERNQLQLYFQPQAHIHSLQIIGVECLIRWHHLGKLVSPIEFIPLAEESGLIIPMGEWILRTACQQAKAWQDAGTPLIVAINISVRQFQHPHFLSLVRQVLQTTAVDPAWIELEITESVVMQDADHTIELLQQLRDLGVMLSIDDFGTGYSSLSYLRRFPINKLKIDQSFVGNLVSGNQDAAIVDAIVRLGHNLGLTVIAEGVETEAHLAVLAQLHCDEIQGYYFSRPLPLAELTRFLSSQIA encoded by the coding sequence ATGCGTCATTCGTTAACTCGACGCTGTTGCCAGTGGTTAAGACCACTCGTTTCTCAATTTGGCGTGTATTTCTTTTTTGCGGTCGTGATTGGTCTTGGTTTATTACTGAGCATCATCGTGCTTTATAGTGGCAAGCAAGTGAACGCGGTCATTCAGCCTTTAGTGAATGAATCAGTTCCTATCTTGCGCACAATCAGTGAGCTTAAAACCAAGGTGACTGAACGCCAAGTCATCATGAATCAATACTTTGCTTATGGGCTCAATCAAGCACAGTTCAAAAAGAAATACCGCGAGAATCAAATACGATTAAGTCTGCTGGTACAGCAATCAGACCCGAAACGACATCAGCATCCACGGCACATTGCGATTATGGCCTTGAATGACAATGCTCAGCTATTGGCCGAACGGCTAGAGCAAGTGATGAGTAGTAATCCCGTTGATGCGGATGAAGCACGAGCTATTTTGGTCGAAAGTGCCATTGATACCAATGAATTGCTATTGCAACTGGATCGCTCTTTTGTCGATGTGAGTCAAGAAATCGAAACCGCGAGTCGTCGATCTTTATATGACGTTAGTGTGATGATTAAGCTGGTGCTGGCGTATAGCTTAGCAATTGTGGTGATTGCTATTTTGGTCGCGTATTACATTCATGCACGCCAACGCGCCGAGAAAAAATTAGCCCATGCCGCACGCCATGATCGCTTAACCGACCTACTCAATCGACGCGTTTTTGAGGCCGATATTGCCGCTTTGGGTGATACGCCGTATGCGGTTATTTTGATTGCAATTGATCGTTTTCAGCGGGTACAAGGCGGTTTGGGTTATGAAGCGGGTGACGAATTATTGGTCGCCGTGACCGCCAGATTGCAGCCGATTATTCAACAATTTGGTGGGGTGTTATATCGATTTGAGAGTTCGTATTTTGCGGCTTTATTGGATTTAAGCGGCGAAGAGAGACCGCCAGAGTTGCTTGCCAAAGAGCTGCACGATGCCTTGCAAGTGGGTATTTTGATTGCGGGTCATGAATTATTTTTAACCTTGAGTATGGGTGGCGCCATTTATCCGCAAGATGGCGGTGATGCGGTGACATTAATTCGCAATATGGATGCAGCACTGGAGCAAGCGCAGCAACAAGGTGGCAATGCCTTACGCTATTACGATCAAGAAATGAATGCACGTGCTATCGAGCGTTTGGCCCTTGAGGCCGATTTGCGCTATGCGATCGAACGCAATCAATTGCAGCTGTATTTTCAACCCCAAGCGCATATTCATTCATTACAGATTATTGGCGTTGAGTGTTTAATTCGTTGGCATCATCTTGGTAAATTGGTTTCACCGATTGAGTTTATTCCCTTAGCTGAAGAATCTGGACTGATTATTCCGATGGGCGAATGGATTTTACGTACCGCTTGCCAGCAGGCGAAAGCTTGGCAAGATGCGGGTACGCCGCTGATTGTGGCGATTAATATCTCGGTTCGGCAGTTTCAGCACCCGCATTTTTTGTCCTTGGTGCGTCAGGTTTTGCAAACCACGGCAGTCGATCCGGCATGGATAGAATTAGAAATTACCGAAAGTGTGGTGATGCAAGACGCCGATCATACGATTGAACTACTGCAGCAATTACGCGATTTAGGAGTGATGCTGTCGATTGATGATTTTGGTACTGGTTATTCTAGTTTGTCTTACTTAAGACGATTCCCGATTAATAAATTAAAAATTGACCAAAGTTTTGTCGGTAATTTGGTGTCTGGAAACCAAGACGCTGCCATTGTCGATGCCATCGTTCGCTTGGGGCATAATCTGGGCTTAACAGTGATTGCCGAAGGGGTTGAAACAGAGGCCCATTTAGCTGTTTTAGCGCAGCTGCATTGCGATGAAATTCAAGGATATTATTTCTCACGGCCATTACCGTTGGCTGAGCTGACCCGCTTTTTATCCTCACAAATCGCTTGA
- a CDS encoding class I SAM-dependent rRNA methyltransferase, with protein MTDTMQEPLFSLLDTALANRAELITQLAAEQTNTYRLFHGSIEGVPGLTIDRYNDLILIQTFHRALSIEQYAEIEAFYARTYPACALVYNDRSHGNSRVMNRLTEAEEIIAYEPRIAQELGVNYRIQGRHNGQDPWLFLDLRAGRRRVMQEAAGKSVLNLFAYTCGVGIAAAKAGARHVVNIDFAESSLLVGKDNAKLNDLPIRVRFVQSDAFAALNQLSGKGQATMVRGKRMPTFPKLEKQQFDLVMLDPPRFSKSPFGVVDLVNDYASVFKPALLSTAEGGTLICCNNVAQVSRDAWLDQLERSAAKAGRPISSMEWIKPDSDFPTSDGQHPLKIALLRV; from the coding sequence ATGACTGATACGATGCAAGAACCATTGTTTTCCTTACTTGATACGGCGTTAGCCAATCGCGCGGAACTAATTACTCAACTTGCTGCTGAGCAAACCAATACTTACCGTTTATTTCACGGCAGTATTGAAGGTGTGCCAGGGTTAACGATTGATCGTTATAACGATTTAATCTTGATTCAAACTTTCCACCGCGCTTTGTCGATTGAGCAATACGCTGAAATTGAAGCGTTTTATGCCCGCACTTACCCGGCATGCGCGCTGGTTTATAACGACCGCAGCCACGGCAATTCGCGGGTGATGAATCGCTTAACCGAAGCCGAAGAAATCATCGCTTACGAGCCGCGCATTGCTCAAGAACTGGGCGTGAATTACCGCATTCAAGGTCGTCATAACGGCCAAGATCCATGGTTATTTTTGGATTTACGCGCCGGCCGTCGCCGCGTGATGCAAGAAGCCGCTGGCAAATCAGTGCTCAATCTATTTGCCTACACCTGCGGTGTGGGTATTGCTGCTGCCAAAGCCGGGGCACGCCATGTGGTGAATATTGATTTTGCTGAATCGAGTTTATTGGTGGGTAAAGATAATGCCAAACTTAACGATTTGCCGATCCGCGTGCGCTTTGTGCAATCGGATGCATTTGCCGCATTGAATCAATTGTCGGGTAAAGGTCAAGCGACAATGGTGCGCGGTAAACGTATGCCAACGTTCCCAAAACTGGAAAAACAACAATTTGATTTGGTGATGCTCGATCCACCACGCTTCTCGAAAAGCCCATTTGGCGTCGTTGATTTGGTGAATGATTACGCCTCAGTATTTAAGCCGGCACTGCTGTCGACCGCTGAAGGCGGTACGCTGATTTGTTGCAATAACGTCGCGCAAGTGTCACGCGATGCTTGGCTGGATCAACTCGAGCGCTCTGCGGCTAAAGCCGGCCGCCCTATCAGCAGCATGGAATGGATTAAGCCCGATAGCGACTTCCCAACATCGGATGGTCAGCACCCACTTAAAATCGCGCTATTACGCGTTTAA
- a CDS encoding SlyX family protein, whose amino-acid sequence MEARITELEIRLVLQDELLDDLNQIIARQQQQIDHLQQQVSYLQERSVGPEQSGRSLLDEIPPHY is encoded by the coding sequence ATGGAAGCGCGCATCACCGAATTAGAAATCCGCCTTGTATTGCAAGACGAATTACTCGATGATTTAAATCAAATCATCGCGCGGCAACAGCAGCAAATTGACCATTTGCAACAGCAAGTGAGTTATTTACAAGAGCGCAGTGTTGGCCCCGAGCAGTCTGGACGCAGTCTTTTGGATGAAATCCCGCCGCATTACTAG
- a CDS encoding BCCT family transporter — translation MKTSTLSTRTTFCWPVVLPSLALVLVLLLFSMLAPSQAEYIFNSSKSWITTYFSWFYTLAVAAFVILLIGIAISRYGNIRLGPDDAEPEFRFSSWIAMLFAAGMGVGLMYFGVGEPIQHLIAPPTAVVGTPSAAREAMLMTFFHWGIHAWAIYGVVGLVLAYFGFRYNLPLTVRSGLYPILKDRINGPWGHAVDVFALCGTIFGIATTLGYGVLQLSAGLTHVSGWDFSGLPMQLGLIAAVVTLAGLSAASGLGKGVRILSEINLSLAIFLMLFVLIAGPTLYLLGSFSENIGNYLANIVQLTFRNFTYEPANSENWYQGWTILYWAWWISWAPFVGMFIARISRGRTIREFIIGVLLIPATFNFLWMTVFGNAAIWVDTHTAMGALGASASNVDALLFTFLDYLPMAGVSSTVALALIAIFFVTSADSGAFVIDNIASRGNTQSPVWQRLFWAVILGLVAGCLLTAGGLKALQSMTIVAALPFAIVMLLLCFSLLKGLRADELHARQKLSHASNFWNGQRWRSRLVQILRQPTQQDVRTFLSDTVQPAMEKIAEELLKNGVEAKVERVSEDKVQLEVIQNQLRDFVYGVACTQKLVPDFALANTALPTSEQAETFEPTTYFTDGRKGYDVQSLVESEVLADILKQYERHLSLSLNADASLLQHAPSHR, via the coding sequence ATGAAGACGTCTACCTTATCAACACGAACGACCTTTTGCTGGCCAGTTGTACTACCTAGTTTGGCTTTAGTGCTGGTGTTATTGCTATTTTCAATGCTTGCGCCGAGTCAGGCCGAGTACATTTTTAACTCCAGTAAAAGCTGGATTACCACGTATTTCTCTTGGTTTTACACTCTGGCTGTCGCCGCTTTCGTTATTTTATTAATTGGTATCGCGATTAGTCGTTACGGCAATATTCGCTTAGGGCCAGATGATGCCGAGCCCGAGTTTCGTTTTTCATCGTGGATCGCCATGCTGTTTGCCGCAGGTATGGGCGTAGGACTGATGTATTTCGGGGTCGGCGAGCCAATACAGCACTTGATTGCACCACCGACTGCTGTCGTCGGCACGCCATCTGCTGCGCGCGAGGCCATGCTGATGACCTTCTTTCATTGGGGCATTCATGCTTGGGCGATTTATGGCGTGGTCGGGCTGGTGCTGGCCTATTTTGGCTTTCGCTACAATCTACCACTGACAGTGCGCTCGGGGCTTTATCCCATTTTAAAAGATCGGATTAATGGTCCGTGGGGACATGCGGTTGATGTGTTTGCGCTGTGTGGCACGATTTTCGGGATTGCAACCACGCTAGGTTATGGTGTGTTACAGCTGTCAGCTGGATTAACTCACGTCAGTGGCTGGGATTTTTCCGGCTTGCCGATGCAATTGGGTTTGATCGCTGCCGTTGTGACTTTAGCTGGTTTATCAGCAGCATCTGGCTTGGGAAAGGGCGTTCGAATTTTAAGTGAGATTAATTTATCGCTGGCTATTTTCCTCATGCTGTTTGTTTTAATTGCTGGCCCAACACTCTATTTATTGGGCAGTTTTAGTGAAAATATTGGCAATTATTTAGCCAATATTGTGCAGCTGACTTTCCGCAATTTTACCTATGAGCCGGCTAATTCAGAAAATTGGTATCAAGGCTGGACCATTCTGTATTGGGCGTGGTGGATTTCTTGGGCGCCTTTTGTTGGCATGTTTATCGCGCGGATTTCACGTGGCCGTACCATTCGGGAGTTCATTATCGGGGTGCTGCTGATTCCGGCAACGTTTAATTTCTTGTGGATGACGGTGTTTGGTAATGCCGCGATTTGGGTCGATACCCATACTGCGATGGGGGCGCTGGGCGCAAGTGCCAGCAATGTCGATGCACTATTGTTTACCTTCCTCGATTATTTACCGATGGCCGGTGTAAGCTCGACGGTTGCCTTGGCGCTGATTGCGATTTTCTTTGTCACTTCCGCTGATTCGGGCGCTTTTGTGATCGACAATATTGCTAGCCGTGGCAATACCCAATCGCCAGTGTGGCAACGCTTATTTTGGGCGGTGATTTTGGGCTTAGTTGCGGGCTGCTTATTGACCGCTGGTGGTCTAAAAGCGCTGCAATCGATGACGATAGTTGCTGCGCTGCCTTTTGCCATTGTGATGTTGCTATTGTGTTTTAGTTTGCTCAAAGGTTTACGGGCGGATGAATTGCATGCTCGGCAAAAATTGTCGCATGCGAGTAATTTTTGGAATGGTCAGCGCTGGCGCTCACGCTTAGTGCAGATTTTACGCCAGCCAACGCAGCAAGATGTTCGTACTTTTTTAAGCGATACGGTGCAACCGGCGATGGAAAAAATAGCCGAAGAATTGCTTAAAAATGGGGTTGAGGCGAAGGTTGAGCGCGTTAGCGAAGATAAAGTGCAATTGGAAGTCATCCAAAATCAGTTGCGTGATTTTGTGTATGGCGTGGCATGTACGCAAAAACTGGTACCTGATTTTGCTTTAGCCAATACCGCTTTACCCACCTCAGAACAAGCCGAAACGTTTGAACCGACGACTTATTTCACCGATGGCCGTAAAGGTTATGACGTGCAGTCTTTGGTTGAATCTGAAGTGCTGGCTGATATTTTGAAGCAATATGAGCGGCATTTGAGTCTTTCGCTCAATGCTGACGCCTCTTTATTACAACACGCGCCATCTCATCGTTGA
- a CDS encoding carbonic anhydrase family protein: protein MKAKSLLLPLVLSSALAVSAAWAGDDHGGEVKPEPYAVGKTLTKSVQASITPEQAITILKNGNARFSGGKALAPDYKKQVTQTALGQYPLASIVACIDSRSAPELVFNQGIGDLFTTRVAGNTVNEDMLGSLEYAAKVAGSRAIVVLGHTSCGAIKGACDNVKMGNLTGLLDKLMPAVNATKTTGERNSHNHEFVQDVAEMNVQQTVEKIRQMSPILKEMEEQGKIKIVGAMYNTSNGQVTWY from the coding sequence ATGAAAGCGAAATCCTTACTACTTCCTCTTGTTCTATCATCGGCATTGGCTGTTTCAGCGGCTTGGGCGGGCGATGATCATGGTGGTGAAGTTAAACCAGAGCCTTATGCCGTTGGCAAAACCCTGACTAAATCGGTACAAGCTAGCATTACGCCAGAGCAAGCAATTACCATTCTTAAAAATGGCAATGCGCGCTTTAGTGGCGGCAAAGCCCTTGCCCCCGATTATAAAAAACAAGTAACACAAACCGCGCTTGGGCAATATCCACTGGCCAGCATTGTGGCCTGTATTGATTCGCGCTCGGCGCCGGAGTTGGTCTTTAATCAAGGGATTGGTGATTTATTTACCACTCGTGTTGCGGGCAATACGGTCAATGAAGATATGCTTGGTAGTCTTGAATATGCCGCCAAAGTGGCCGGATCACGCGCGATTGTCGTGCTGGGCCACACCAGCTGTGGCGCAATTAAAGGCGCATGCGACAACGTTAAAATGGGCAATTTAACTGGTTTACTCGATAAACTGATGCCGGCAGTTAACGCAACAAAAACCACTGGCGAGCGTAACTCTCACAACCATGAGTTCGTGCAAGACGTGGCCGAAATGAATGTGCAGCAAACGGTTGAAAAAATCCGCCAAATGAGCCCAATTCTGAAAGAAATGGAAGAACAAGGCAAAATTAAAATTGTTGGCGCAATGTACAACACCAGCAATGGCCAAGTAACTTGGTATTGA
- a CDS encoding class I SAM-dependent methyltransferase: MSIMSRETLSLNDEMRNYFLDTALREPAILGELRDFTAQHRVAKMQFAPEQGALLIFLLRLIRAKKYLEVGTFTGYSSIAAALAMGPEGRVIACDLVEEFTNIAQEWWKKAGVAEQITLKLQAAVFSLETLVAEGHSGSFDCMLIDADKPFYPTYYDFALELVRPGGLIILDNMFLGGRVANPKPHHPASVQILHDFNRQLRDDPRVEHAMLPAGDGMTLLFKR; encoded by the coding sequence ATGAGTATTATGTCTCGCGAAACGCTGTCTTTAAACGATGAAATGCGCAATTATTTCCTCGATACCGCCTTGCGCGAACCGGCTATTTTAGGTGAATTGCGTGATTTTACTGCCCAACATCGGGTGGCAAAAATGCAGTTTGCGCCAGAGCAAGGCGCGCTGCTGATTTTCTTATTGCGCCTAATTCGTGCTAAAAAATACCTCGAAGTCGGCACATTTACTGGCTATAGCTCAATCGCTGCGGCGTTGGCGATGGGGCCAGAAGGGCGCGTCATTGCCTGCGATTTGGTCGAAGAATTTACCAATATTGCCCAAGAGTGGTGGAAAAAAGCCGGCGTTGCAGAGCAAATCACCCTTAAATTGCAAGCTGCGGTGTTTTCTTTAGAAACCTTGGTCGCCGAAGGTCATTCCGGCAGTTTTGATTGCATGTTGATTGACGCCGATAAGCCGTTTTATCCAACGTATTATGATTTTGCTTTGGAATTGGTGCGCCCGGGCGGTTTGATTATTTTGGACAATATGTTTCTTGGTGGCCGTGTTGCCAACCCCAAGCCACATCATCCGGCCAGCGTACAAATCTTGCATGATTTTAATCGGCAGTTGCGGGATGATCCACGCGTCGAGCATGCTATGTTGCCAGCAGGCGATGGGATGACATTGCTATTTAAACGTTAA
- a CDS encoding TIGR03862 family flavoprotein, translating to MPKKKSTASPSVAIIGGGPAGLMAAEVIAAAGFSVELFDAMPSVGRKFLLAGVGGMNITHAEDAVQFLGRYGSASQNLAPMIEQFGANALTAWVHDLGIETFIGSSGRVFPKEMKAAPLLRAWLARLKASGVKFHVRHRWLGWDQNQALRFANPEGEVQRTFDAVVLALGGGSWAKLGSDGAWVPLLAEQGVDIAPLKPANCGFDVAWSTHLSDKFAGSPLKSVAAATRPHDAKKVGEFVLTAGGIEGSLVYALSSQLRDDIAEHGSATLWLDLVPQKSLARITEELSLPRGADSMANHLRRKLGIEGVKAGLLRELVSKEDFMQPAKLAAAIKSLAITLLAPRPLDEAISTAGGVSFAALDANLMLKSAPKVFCAGEMLDWEAPTGGYLLTACFSSGRAAGLGVINCLQAASETKPKKAASSSAEGKVAKPKASVAMDSEAVPVKAKRVSKAKVDAAESIAATAENPKTRAAKTVPAASTELEAAPVKPKRSRKVAEAPAVEETDVVPAKAKRTRKPTQE from the coding sequence ATGCCTAAGAAAAAATCGACTGCCTCTCCCTCTGTTGCCATTATTGGTGGTGGCCCTGCTGGCTTGATGGCGGCCGAAGTGATTGCGGCGGCTGGATTTTCAGTAGAATTATTTGATGCAATGCCTTCGGTTGGACGTAAATTTTTATTAGCCGGTGTCGGCGGAATGAATATTACCCATGCCGAAGATGCGGTGCAATTTTTAGGCCGTTACGGCTCAGCTAGCCAAAACCTAGCGCCAATGATTGAACAATTCGGTGCCAATGCACTCACTGCTTGGGTGCATGATTTAGGCATTGAAACCTTTATTGGTTCATCAGGGCGGGTATTTCCAAAAGAAATGAAAGCCGCGCCATTATTACGTGCGTGGTTAGCGCGGCTTAAAGCCAGCGGCGTTAAATTTCATGTTCGTCATCGCTGGTTAGGTTGGGATCAAAACCAAGCGTTGCGCTTTGCCAATCCAGAAGGTGAAGTTCAGCGCACATTTGATGCCGTGGTGTTGGCTTTAGGTGGTGGTAGCTGGGCTAAGCTCGGTTCAGATGGCGCTTGGGTGCCATTATTGGCCGAGCAAGGCGTGGATATTGCACCATTAAAACCAGCCAATTGCGGTTTTGATGTCGCTTGGAGCACGCATTTAAGTGATAAATTCGCCGGTAGCCCACTCAAATCGGTTGCGGCAGCCACTCGTCCTCACGATGCGAAAAAAGTCGGTGAATTTGTACTCACTGCTGGCGGGATTGAGGGGAGTTTGGTCTATGCCTTGTCTAGCCAATTACGAGATGATATTGCTGAGCACGGCAGTGCGACCTTGTGGTTGGATTTAGTGCCACAAAAATCATTGGCGCGTATTACCGAAGAATTATCGTTGCCGCGCGGCGCTGATTCGATGGCCAATCATTTACGCCGCAAGCTGGGGATTGAAGGTGTGAAAGCCGGCTTATTGCGTGAATTGGTGAGTAAAGAAGACTTTATGCAACCGGCGAAATTGGCAGCGGCGATTAAATCATTAGCCATTACACTATTGGCACCGCGCCCGCTGGATGAAGCCATTAGCACTGCCGGTGGCGTGAGCTTTGCCGCGTTAGATGCTAATTTAATGCTGAAATCCGCGCCTAAGGTATTTTGTGCTGGTGAAATGCTCGATTGGGAAGCGCCAACTGGTGGTTATTTACTCACCGCGTGTTTTAGTAGTGGCCGTGCAGCAGGCTTGGGCGTGATCAATTGCTTGCAAGCCGCCTCTGAGACTAAGCCTAAAAAAGCCGCCAGCAGCAGCGCTGAAGGTAAAGTTGCCAAGCCTAAAGCCAGCGTCGCAATGGATAGCGAAGCCGTGCCGGTGAAAGCAAAGCGGGTGAGTAAAGCCAAGGTAGATGCTGCCGAATCAATTGCCGCTACCGCTGAAAACCCCAAAACCCGTGCTGCAAAAACAGTACCTGCAGCGAGCACGGAACTTGAAGCTGCACCGGTGAAGCCCAAACGCAGCCGAAAAGTCGCCGAAGCCCCTGCGGTCGAAGAAACGGATGTTGTGCCGGCGAAAGCCAAGCGCACCCGCAAACCGACCCAAGAATAA